A window of Garciella nitratireducens DSM 15102 contains these coding sequences:
- a CDS encoding glycogen/starch/alpha-glucan phosphorylase, with translation MEYGKEKRKERLEAYSLTTFGENFIHLTKKEQYIALTQMIMEEIVPKWKESLNKYSDKKKAYYFSAEYLMGRAFSNNLINMGYQSEIKEILKEYEINYNQIEEAEEDAGLGNGGLGRLAACFLDSAATLNYPLMGYGVRYQYGIFKQIFEDGFQVEKEDDWLKLGDPWSIKKLKDQVKVNFADGDVLAVPYDTPIIGYGGKTINTLRLWEAHAIHPFDFREFNEQNYDLAIKEKNKAEMISKVLYPNDTKDEGKILRLKQQYFFVSASLQDLVKKHLERYDTLENFHQFHSIQLNDTHPTVAIPEMMRIFTKEYKMDWEKSWNIVVNTFAYTNHTIMQEALEQWPVRLYQALLPEVYEMIEQINKTLIKDLQQRGISYEKIKHYKIIENDSIKMAYLAIYGTHSTNGVAKVHTDILKKRELHFWYKLYPERFQNKTNGITQRRWLLKANPELAEFITELLGSKLWITELNQLKKLEVYQEDKEVLKKFLKIKQKKKNQLAQYIKKQEGIEINPYSIFDIQIKRFHEYKRQLLNAFHILDLYYRIKQNPDLDIYNRTFIFGGKAAPGYQRAKGIIKYIHEIKNLINNDKEIQGKIKVVFITNYGVSYGEKLFSSADISEQISTAGKEASGTGNMKFMLNGTPTIGTLDGANIEIIEQAGQENNFIFGLQVEDIERMNLTYDPREYYEKVEGLKRVVDSLVDGTFNDGGTGIFKELYDSILKGTSWHRADEYYLLKDFESYRMAQKKVNDAYKNCQNWAKKCWINLSNAGNFSSDRTIEEYAEEIWRIKNYIF, from the coding sequence TTGGAGTATGGGAAAGAAAAACGAAAAGAAAGATTAGAAGCTTATTCTTTGACAACATTTGGAGAAAATTTTATTCATTTAACCAAAAAAGAACAATATATTGCTTTGACACAGATGATTATGGAAGAAATTGTTCCTAAATGGAAAGAGTCTTTAAATAAATATAGCGATAAAAAAAAGGCTTATTATTTTTCTGCAGAATATTTAATGGGAAGGGCATTTAGCAACAATTTAATAAATATGGGATATCAATCTGAGATCAAAGAAATATTAAAGGAATATGAAATAAATTATAATCAAATTGAAGAAGCAGAGGAAGATGCAGGCTTAGGGAATGGAGGTTTAGGAAGATTAGCAGCTTGTTTTTTAGATTCTGCTGCTACATTAAATTATCCATTAATGGGATATGGAGTAAGATATCAATATGGAATTTTTAAGCAAATTTTTGAAGATGGATTTCAGGTAGAAAAAGAGGATGATTGGCTAAAACTTGGAGATCCTTGGTCTATAAAAAAATTAAAAGATCAAGTAAAAGTAAATTTCGCTGATGGAGATGTTTTAGCAGTTCCTTACGATACTCCTATTATAGGCTATGGAGGAAAAACGATTAACACCCTTAGATTATGGGAAGCACATGCAATACATCCTTTTGATTTTAGGGAATTCAATGAACAAAATTATGATTTAGCTATTAAAGAAAAAAATAAAGCAGAAATGATTTCAAAAGTTCTTTATCCTAATGATACAAAGGATGAAGGAAAGATATTAAGATTAAAACAACAATACTTTTTCGTTTCAGCTTCTTTACAAGATTTAGTGAAAAAGCATTTGGAACGATATGATACATTAGAGAATTTTCATCAATTTCATTCCATCCAATTAAATGATACCCATCCAACAGTAGCAATTCCAGAAATGATGAGAATTTTCACTAAAGAATATAAGATGGATTGGGAAAAATCTTGGAATATTGTTGTGAATACTTTTGCTTATACTAATCATACCATTATGCAAGAAGCTTTAGAGCAATGGCCTGTAAGATTATATCAAGCTTTATTACCAGAAGTATATGAAATGATTGAACAAATCAATAAAACTTTAATAAAAGATCTTCAGCAAAGAGGTATTTCTTATGAAAAAATAAAACATTATAAAATAATAGAAAATGATAGTATTAAGATGGCATATCTTGCAATTTATGGTACCCATTCTACCAACGGAGTAGCGAAAGTTCATACAGATATTTTAAAAAAAAGAGAGTTACATTTTTGGTATAAACTATATCCGGAAAGATTTCAGAATAAGACCAATGGAATTACACAGAGAAGATGGTTATTAAAAGCAAATCCAGAGCTGGCAGAGTTCATTACAGAGTTACTAGGTTCTAAACTTTGGATTACAGAACTTAACCAATTAAAAAAGTTGGAAGTATATCAAGAGGATAAAGAAGTTCTTAAAAAGTTTCTCAAAATAAAACAAAAGAAGAAAAATCAACTTGCTCAATATATTAAGAAACAAGAAGGAATAGAAATAAATCCTTATTCTATATTTGACATTCAGATTAAACGGTTTCACGAATATAAACGACAACTTTTAAATGCTTTTCATATATTAGATCTTTATTATAGAATAAAGCAAAATCCCGATTTAGATATTTATAATAGAACGTTTATATTTGGAGGAAAGGCAGCACCAGGATATCAAAGAGCAAAAGGAATTATTAAATATATCCATGAAATAAAAAATTTGATTAATAATGATAAAGAGATTCAAGGAAAAATAAAAGTAGTATTTATTACAAATTATGGAGTTTCCTATGGAGAAAAACTTTTTTCTTCTGCAGATATTTCAGAACAAATTTCTACAGCAGGGAAAGAAGCATCTGGAACTGGAAATATGAAGTTTATGTTAAATGGAACACCTACGATTGGGACATTGGATGGAGCGAATATTGAAATTATAGAACAAGCAGGGCAAGAGAATAATTTTATTTTCGGATTACAAGTAGAGGATATAGAAAGAATGAATCTTACTTACGATCCAAGAGAATATTACGAAAAAGTAGAAGGTCTAAAAAGAGTAGTAGATTCTTTAGTAGATGGAACTTTTAACGATGGAGGTACTGGAATATTTAAGGAACTTTACGATTCAATATTGAAGGGTACTTCATGGCATAGAGCAGATGAATATTATTTATTGAAAGATTTTGAAAGTTATCGAATGGCTCAAAAGAAAGTAAATGATGCTTATAAAAATTGCCAAAACTGGGCAAAGAAATGTTGGATTAATTTATCTAATGCTGGAAATTTTAGCTCAGATAGAACGATTGAAGAATATGCGGAAGAAATATGGAGGATAAAAAATTATATTTTTTAA
- the malQ gene encoding 4-alpha-glucanotransferase, which translates to MEKQRSSGILMHISSLPGEYGIGDFGKEAYHFIDFLEKSKQNNWQILPIGITGYGNSPYQCFSAFAGNPYFIDLNEFIEKEYLTLNEIQNVKLERNPCKVDYGLLYKNKMKLLKIAYKRSKKYIKEELQNFYRKNIDWLREFALFMAIKEYQGNKSWLLWDRNYRQINSKEVLDFEKKQEDLIFFWIFTQYFFIQQWNRLKSYANKKGIHIIGDLPIYVSEDSSDVWANPWLFNLDNNLIPITISGCPPDTFSKEGQLWGNPIYNWDNMEKNEYNWWIKRFEHSFRLFDTLRIDHFRGFESYWEVPYGAKNAIYGQWKKGPGIHLFEKVKQKLGNLNIIAEDLGFLTEDVKKLLRESHFPGMKVLQFAFDSREESDYLPHNYDKDCVVYTGTHDNSTTIGWFFSAPKKDVEYATQYLKLDFKEGVNWGFIRGAWSSTAYLAITTMQDILGLDDRARMNIPATIGENWSWRMTRKDFTEDIVEKLSDITRIYGR; encoded by the coding sequence ATGGAAAAGCAACGATCGAGTGGGATTTTAATGCATATTTCTTCATTGCCCGGGGAATATGGAATTGGAGATTTTGGAAAAGAAGCGTATCATTTTATAGATTTTTTAGAAAAAAGCAAACAAAATAACTGGCAGATATTGCCTATTGGAATTACTGGTTATGGAAATTCTCCTTATCAATGTTTTTCTGCTTTTGCTGGGAATCCTTATTTTATAGATTTAAATGAATTTATAGAAAAGGAATATTTAACTTTAAATGAAATTCAAAATGTAAAATTGGAAAGAAATCCTTGCAAGGTAGATTATGGATTATTGTATAAAAATAAGATGAAACTTTTAAAAATAGCTTATAAAAGATCTAAAAAGTATATAAAGGAAGAATTACAGAATTTTTATAGAAAAAATATAGATTGGCTTAGAGAATTTGCGTTGTTTATGGCTATTAAAGAATATCAAGGTAATAAATCTTGGTTACTTTGGGATAGGAATTATAGACAAATAAATTCTAAAGAGGTATTAGATTTTGAAAAGAAACAGGAAGATTTGATTTTTTTCTGGATTTTTACTCAATATTTTTTTATACAACAATGGAATCGATTAAAAAGTTATGCAAATAAAAAAGGCATTCATATTATTGGGGATCTTCCAATATATGTATCTGAAGATAGCTCAGATGTATGGGCAAATCCATGGTTATTTAATTTAGATAATAATTTAATCCCTATCACTATATCTGGGTGCCCTCCAGATACTTTTTCTAAAGAAGGGCAACTATGGGGAAATCCTATTTATAATTGGGATAACATGGAAAAGAATGAATATAATTGGTGGATAAAAAGATTTGAACATAGTTTTCGATTATTTGACACTTTAAGAATAGATCATTTTAGAGGATTTGAATCTTATTGGGAGGTTCCATATGGAGCAAAGAATGCTATTTATGGGCAATGGAAAAAAGGACCAGGAATTCATTTGTTTGAAAAAGTGAAACAAAAATTAGGAAATTTAAATATTATAGCAGAAGATCTGGGATTTTTAACAGAAGATGTTAAAAAACTTCTTAGAGAATCTCATTTTCCAGGAATGAAAGTATTGCAATTTGCTTTTGATTCAAGAGAAGAAAGTGATTATCTTCCTCACAATTATGATAAAGATTGTGTAGTATATACGGGAACTCATGATAATTCAACAACAATAGGATGGTTTTTTAGTGCTCCTAAAAAAGATGTAGAGTATGCAACACAATATTTAAAATTAGATTTTAAGGAAGGAGTGAATTGGGGATTTATAAGAGGAGCTTGGAGTTCTACTGCATACTTAGCAATTACAACGATGCAGGATATTTTAGGATTAGATGATAGAGCAAGGATGAATATTCCTGCTACAATTGGTGAAAATTGGAGTTGGAGAATGACAAGAAAAGATTTTACAGAGGATATTGTAGAAAAATTATCTGATATTACTAGGATTTATGGGAGGTAA
- a CDS encoding sugar ABC transporter substrate-binding protein translates to MKKVIALLLVLFLSLSIVGCSGGKSKDAISESNEIKETITVQVEKDWLAYYEKAAERVKEQYPKANIKFITTGAFDHLDVLDATDVTNKDVADVFAIPADRIYGLEQNEALAAIDAKTMAKNVGGFSNYDEGLGGNFKIGEDYLAFPMNIETLIVFANTANAKEKGINLKKPIEFTELDVKDMLIPVFDAWYGVALTNSAEIELLGKDKSGNLYSDLTANFNELPKQKQEVMKALFNYWKGHNRAKTSLWDEDAAGGYMDTAFSSGGESSLRLEGPWAIGSLSNLTNNGKDLEILPINTITINGNPLSHWQGGWGLAINSRVEDNEAKMMLAQKFIEEVVNPKYAVEFFKATGKILENVPVSIYENSDLSETDKKVIKAVIESYENAPARPLFIEWGSVWDTWKNAILSWPNTKPATVEDAYKEIKASFDAMMQNF, encoded by the coding sequence ATGAAAAAAGTAATTGCTTTATTACTTGTATTATTTTTATCATTATCCATAGTTGGATGTAGTGGAGGAAAATCTAAAGATGCGATATCTGAAAGTAATGAAATTAAAGAAACTATTACAGTACAAGTAGAGAAGGACTGGCTTGCTTATTATGAAAAAGCAGCAGAAAGGGTAAAAGAACAATATCCAAAAGCAAATATTAAATTCATTACAACAGGAGCATTTGATCATTTGGATGTATTAGATGCAACCGATGTTACCAATAAGGATGTAGCAGATGTATTTGCAATTCCGGCAGATAGAATTTATGGTTTGGAACAGAACGAAGCTTTAGCTGCAATTGATGCGAAAACTATGGCAAAAAATGTGGGGGGTTTTTCTAATTATGATGAAGGACTTGGGGGAAATTTTAAAATAGGAGAAGATTATTTAGCTTTCCCTATGAATATTGAAACATTAATTGTATTTGCTAATACAGCGAATGCAAAAGAAAAGGGAATCAATCTAAAAAAACCGATAGAATTTACTGAGTTAGATGTTAAAGACATGTTAATTCCAGTATTTGATGCATGGTATGGTGTTGCACTGACCAATTCAGCAGAAATAGAACTTCTTGGGAAAGATAAATCTGGAAATTTATATTCAGACTTGACGGCGAATTTTAATGAATTACCAAAGCAAAAGCAAGAGGTAATGAAAGCTTTATTTAATTATTGGAAGGGACATAACAGAGCCAAAACTTCTCTTTGGGATGAAGATGCAGCAGGTGGGTATATGGATACTGCTTTTAGTTCTGGAGGAGAGTCTTCTTTAAGACTCGAAGGTCCTTGGGCTATAGGAAGCCTATCTAATCTAACGAATAATGGAAAAGATTTGGAAATTTTACCTATTAATACAATTACTATTAATGGAAATCCATTATCTCATTGGCAAGGGGGTTGGGGATTGGCTATTAATTCAAGAGTTGAAGATAACGAAGCAAAAATGATGTTAGCTCAAAAATTTATTGAAGAAGTAGTAAATCCTAAATATGCTGTGGAATTTTTTAAAGCAACAGGAAAGATTTTAGAAAATGTTCCAGTATCCATATATGAGAACTCAGATTTATCAGAAACAGATAAAAAAGTGATCAAAGCAGTCATAGAATCTTATGAGAATGCTCCTGCTCGTCCATTATTTATAGAATGGGGTTCTGTTTGGGATACATGGAAGAATGCTATTCTTTCATGGCCAAATACAAAACCTGCTACTGTAGAAGATGCTTATAAGGAAATAAAAGCATCCTTTGATGCAATGATGCAAAATTTTTAA